Proteins co-encoded in one Arachis stenosperma cultivar V10309 chromosome 7, arast.V10309.gnm1.PFL2, whole genome shotgun sequence genomic window:
- the LOC130942208 gene encoding uncharacterized protein LOC130942208 has translation MELIASSSTFCPVATPPPTSSLPPHSSSPTASFPFPPLSLRGCACRAILSTHTTQKEKNGMLGARSSDLDQLSGLTALSPLDGRYWGKVKELAPFMSEYGLIYYRVLVEIKWLLKLSQIPEIVEVPSFSEDAKSYLQGVIDGFSVSDALEIKNIEKVTNHDVKAVEYFLKQKCQSNAEVAKVLEFFHFACTSEDINNLAHGLMLKEAMGSVMFPVMDKIIKSLCNMAKDNAQVPMLSRTHGQPASPTTLGKEMAIFAVRLSRERKELSQVEFLGKFAGAVGNYNAHVVAYPDVNWPQIAEEFVKSLGLSFNPYVPQIETHDYMAKLFHSLIQFNNILIDFDRDVWGYISLGYFKQITKAGEIGSSTMPHKVNPIDFENSEGNLGVANGGLSHLSMKLPISRWQRDLTDSTVLRNMGVGIGHSLLAYKSTLQGIGKLQVNEARLSEDLKQCWEVLAEPIQTVMRRYGVPEPYEKLKELTRGRAVTKESIRDFIEGLDIPEAAKTNLLKLTPDTYIGAAVELARTVEQAVDLL, from the exons ATGGAGCTCATTGCTTCTTCTTCCACCTTCTGCCCCGTCGCAACTCCCCCTCCAACTTCCTCACTCCCAcctcattcttcttctcctactGCTTCCTTCCCCTTTCCTCCTCTTTCTCTCAGAGGCTGCGCTTGCAGAGCCATACTCAGCACCCACACCACTCAGAAGGAGAAGAACGGCATGCTCGGAGCTCGTTCCTCTGATTTGGACCAACTTTCTGGTTTGACTGCTTTGTCCCCATTGGATGGCCGCTATTGGGGGAAAGTTAAGGAATTGGCTCCTTTTATGAGTGAATATGGCCTCATCTACTATAGGGTTCTTGTTGAG ATAAAATGGTTGTTGAAGCTGTCTCAGATTCCTGAAATTGTTGAGGTTCCGAGTTTCAGTGAAGATGCCAAGTCTTATTTACAAGGCGTGATTGATGGCTTTAGCGTGAGTGATGCCTTAGAGATAAAGAATATTGAGAAAGTGACTAATCATGATGTTAAGGCAGTGGAGTACTTCTTGAAACAAAAATGCCAATCGAATGCTGAAGTGGCTAAG GTGCTTGAATTTTTTCACTTTGCTTGCACGTCTGAGGATATAAATAACCTCGCCCATGGGTTGATGCTGAAAGAAGCAATGGGATCTGTCATGTTTCCTGTCAtggataaaataattaaatcctTGTGTAACATGGCTAAAGATAATGCTCAAGTCCCAATGCTTTCTCGCACTCATGGACAG CCAGCTTCACCAACAACTTTGGGAAAGGAAATGGCTATATTTGCTGTGAGATTAAGCAGAGAAAGGAAGGAATTATCTCAGGTTGAGTTTTTGGGGAAATTCGCTGGTGCGGTTGGAAATTACAATGCACATGTTGTTGCATACCCTGATGTTAACTGGCCTCAAATTGCAGAAGAGTTTGTAAAATCTCTTGGATTAAGCTTTAATCCTTATGTTCCTCAG ATTGAAACTCATGACTACATGGCAAAGCTATTTCATTCGCTCATCCAGTTCAACAATATATTAATTGACTTTGATAGAGACGTATGGGGCTATATATCCTTGGGTTATTTTAAGCAG ATCACGAAGGCTGGGGAGATTGGGTCGTCAACTATGCCTCACAAAGTGAATCctattgattttgaaaatagtgAAGGTAATCTAGGTGTTGCTAATGGAGGTCTGTCTCATCTAAGCATGAAATTGCCAATTTCACGTTGGCAG AGGGACTTGACCGATTCAACTGTCTTACGGAACATGGGTGTAGGAATTGGTCATTCCCTTCTTGCTTACAAAAGCACACTTCAAGGAATAGGAAAGCTTCAG GTTAACGAAGCTCGCTTGAGTGAAGACTTGAAACAATGCTGGGAGGTGCTAGCTGAACCAATACAAACT GTTATGCGAAGATATGGTGTTCCGGAGCCTTATGAGAAGTTAAAAGAGCTTACCAGAGGGAGAGCGGTTACAAAAGAGAGCATAAGAGACTTCATTGAAGGCTTAGATATTCCAGAAGCTGCAAAGACGAATCTGTTAAAGTTGACACCGGATACTTACATTGGAGCAGCAGTAGAATTGGCGAGAACTGTGGAACAAGCGGTGGATTTGTTATGA
- the LOC130941518 gene encoding uncharacterized protein At2g39920, translating to MSAYGHQMEENYSARSLSGGSDIRSSYVLESGFYITSFAATILITSLATIGLLMITMLVALAMMLQSCQSRGSGVIELQSVNDDYSYCKVHSLHTELNSLEGHNLPSICKDLAIEYVKGGRYARDLDSTKSLIEVYFDKVKPSDDGVGVVLMDIDGIFPLNPNSSNLYQRFHDNSIVNCMLELQNLKSNLVLGLCKKLQAAGWPIVLLSRANGSDRNVTVDNLGKAGFGSCWSSLMMRDEDEDYSNKENEWISRKKNVITNKGFVIKGIISSHMDALIAADTGVRNFLLPDPICDKFEQQRKPS from the exons ATGTCTGCTTATGGccatcaaatggaggagaacTATTCTGCAAGGAGTCTGTCTGGTGGTTCTG ATATAAGGAGCAGTTATGTGCTGGAATCAGGATTCTACATCACTTCTTTCGCAGCAACCATCTTGATTACCTCGCTCGCCACTATAGGCCTCCTAATGATTACTATGCTGGTTGCTCTGGCAATGATGCTGCAGTCTTGTCAGAGTAGAGGTTCTGGAGTTATAGAGCTTCAAAGTGTGAATGATGATTACAGCTATTGCAAGGTTCATTCTCTGCACACCGAGCTCAATAGCTTAGAAGGACATAATCTTCCTAGCATCTGCAAGGACCTGGCCATAGAATATGTCAAAGGAGGCCGATACGCTCGCGACTTAGACTCGACCAAGTCTCTGATTGAGGTCTACTTTGACAAGGTTAAACCATCAGATGATGGAGTTGGTGTAGTGCTAATGGACATAGATGGCATTTTTCCTCTGAATCCTAATTCATCCAATCTATATCAGAG GTTTCATGATAACAGCATTGTCAATTGTATGTTAGAGTTGCAAAATTTAAAAAGCAATCTTGTTCTAGGATTATGCAAGAAGCTTCAAGCTGCTGGATGGCCTATAGTTTTGCTATCAAGGGCGAACGGATCAGATAGAAATGTCACTGTGGATAATCTTGGCAAAGCCGGATTCGGAAGTTGTTGGTCTTCCTTGATGATGAG agatgaagatgaagattaTTCCAACAAAGAAAATGAATGGATTTCTAGGAAAAAGAATGTGATAACGAATAAGGGTTTCGTTATAAAAGGGATCATAAGCAGCCATATGGATGCATTAATTGCTGCAGATACAGGAGTGCGTAATTTTTTGCTTCCTGATCCTATATGCGACAAATTTGAGCAACAAAGAAAACCATCATAG